The following proteins come from a genomic window of Neoarius graeffei isolate fNeoGra1 chromosome 26, fNeoGra1.pri, whole genome shotgun sequence:
- the kbtbd8 gene encoding kelch repeat and BTB domain-containing protein 8 codes for MALEQTAGTLQLLRIRSLSPKHILHADWLVFISGALRSTGDVFPSRSETDWARMAAGGEVGKLLQVQNGTPASTSYNGVDALHACTILQQLKALYDEAQLTDIVVEVDHGETFACHRNVLAAISPYFRSMFTSGLTESSQREVRIVGVESESMSLVLDYAYTSRVALSEHNVQALFTAASLFQIPALQDQCAHFMISRLEPQNCIGVFMFADTYGHRELRERAQDYVRRKFLCAVDEPEFLQLTKEQLVGILDSDNLNVEKEEHVYEGIVRWLEYDPVRRQPFLADIFAKCIRLPLLDEAFVSRIPAPFSLALPTELTEKSRANGANGCPQRLGMTASEMVICFDAAHKHSAKKQTVPCLDTATGKVYKLCKPPNDLREVGILVTPENDLFIAGGYRPGSSETCIDHRAESDVWQYEHAGNRWLARAPMLRARIGCRLVHCCGKVYALGGRVYEGDGRNALKSVECYDARDDCWIAVSPMPVAMEFHSAVEYKDRIYVLQGEYFFCFDPRKDYWGHLAPMNIPRSQGLAALHENRIYYIGGVCRNHQRTFTVEVFDLEQNSWSQRQDLPFEQAASPYIKAMMLGGHLHLFVRATQVTVEEHVFRTSRKNSLYQYDQEDDSWSKVYETPERLWDLGRHFECVVAKLYPQCLQKVL; via the exons AAGTTGGAAAGTTGTTACAAGTACAAAATGGGACTCCTGCAAGCACAAGCTATAACGGGGTAGACGCCCTGCACGCCTGCACCATTCTCCAGCAGCTGAAAGCCCTGTACGACGAAGCGCAGCTGACCGACATCGTCGTAGAGGTGGACCATGGTGAGACCTTTGCCTGTCACAGAAACGTGCTTGCTGCCATCAGTCCTTATTTCAG ATCAATGTTCACCAGTGGCCTTACGGAGAGCAGCCAGCGCGAGGTGCGCATCGTGGGCGTGGAGTCGGAGTCCATGAGCCTGGTGTTGGACTACGCCTACACGTCACGCGTTGCCCTGTCAGAGCACAACGTGCAAGCTCTGTTTACGGCAGCGAGTCTCTTCCAGATCCCAGCGCTGCAGGACCAGTGCGCTCACTTCATGATCAGCCGGCTGGAGCCACAGAACTGCATCGGCGTGTTCATGTTTGCTGACACGTACGGACACCGGGAGCTCCGCGAACGAGCCCAGGACTACGTGCGCAGGAAGTTCCTGTGCGCTGTGGATGAACCGGAGTTCCTGCAGCTGACCAAGGAGCAGCTGGTGGGGATCTTGGACAGTGACAACCTCAACGTGGAGAAGGAGGAGCATGTATACGAGGGCATCGTGCGCTGGCTGGAGTACGACCCCGTACGGAGGCAGCCGTTCCTAGCGGACATCTTCGCCAAGTGCATCCGGCTGCCGCTGTTGGACGAAGCCTTTGTGAGCCGCATCCCAGCCCCCTTTTCCCTGGCGCTGCCCACGGAGCTGACGGAAAAGAGCAGAGCGAACGGTGCCAATGGCTGCCCGCAACGTCTCGGCATGACGGCATCGGAGATGGTGATCTGTTTTGACGCAGCGCACAAGCACTCGGCCAAAAAACAGACAGTACCATGTCTGGACACGGCCACTGGCAAGGTGTACAAGCTGTGCAAACCGCCCAACGATCTGCGCGAGGTCGGCATCCTGGTCACGCCTGAGAATGACCTCTTCATCGCTGGAGGCTATCGGCCTGGAAGCAGCGAGACGTGTATCGATCATCGTGCGGAAAGTGATGTCTGGCAATACGAGCACGCAGGCAACCGGTGGCTGGCACGCGCACCCATGCTGAGAGCGAGGATTGGATGCCGTCTCGTACACTGCTGCGGGAAGGTGTACGCCCTCGGAGGGCGCGTTTACGAGGGAGACGGGCGCAATGCTCTCAAATCTGTCGAATGCTACGACGCCAGGGATGATTGCTGGATTGCAGTTAGTCCGATGCCTGTTGCCATGGAGTTCCACAGTGCTGTGGAGTACAAGGATCGCATCTATGTGCTCCAAG GCGAGTACTTCTTCTGTTTTGACCCCCGTAAGGATTACTGGGGCCACTTGGCTCCTATGAACATCCCGCGCAGCCAGGGACTAGCAGCACTGCATGAGAACCGCATCTACTACATCGGCGGCGTGTGCCGCAACCACCAGCGCACCTTCACCGTGGAGGTGTTTGACCTCGAGCAGAACAGCTGGAGCCAGAGACAGGATTTGCCCTTCGAGCAGGCTGCCAGCCCCTACATCAAAGCAATGATGTTAGGAGGACACCTGCACCTGTTTGTCCGCGCCACCCAGGTCACGGTAGAGGAGCACGTGTTCCGGACTAGCCGCAAGAACTCTCTGTACCAGTACGACCAAGAAGACGATAGCTGGAGCAAAGTCTATGAGACACCAGAGCGCCTCTGGGATCTCGGCCGCCATTTTGAGTGCGTCGTCGCCAAGCTGTACCCTCAGTGTCTCCAGAAAGTGCTTTGA